The region CGGCCCCGCtcgccccgcggccccggcgcggccgcaccgagcccggccccggttcccccctcagcccctgAGTGGCCGCGGCCCCGCCAATCCCGGCGCGCGGGGGCTCCATATTGGCCGCTCGCGCTCACCGTGCCGCGCTGCCCGGTCCGCGCCCCGCGCTGATTGGCTCCGCCGCGGGGCCCCGAAGCCCAATCAGCGCCCGCACTCGCCCGCCGCGCAAAATGGCGCCCAACCGCGGACAAAGGGGGCGAGGGGCGGGGCCCCGGCCGGCCGCGGCCGCCCAACCGCGCGCCTCACCCTGCCCGCCGCCGCTGCGCCTGCGCGGGGGCCGTGGCGCGCGCGCGCGGGGCGGGCCGCGCCCAGCTCTAAGCTCCGCCCCCTGCCCGGAATGTTCTGGGCCGGGACCATGGAGCGGGTCCGCCCGCGCGCGCCGCCGCCATGTTGTGTGGGGCGGGGCTGCCATGTTGCGTGCGGCAATACCGCCGTGTTGTGTGAGGTGATATCGCCGTGTTGTGTGCGGCGACACCGCCCTGTTGTGTGCGGCAATACCCCCGTGTTGTGTGAGGCGATACCGCCGCGTGGGCTGAGAAGGATCCGCCAACTCTCCGGCGAGGCGGATCCGCCATTTCGCCGTGAGGCGGAGCCGCTGAGGCTGAGGCGGTACCGCCAATGTCCCCCTGAGGCGGAGCCGCCGTGCCGGCTGAGGCGGGGCGCTGTGGCCGTGAGGCGGGGCCGCCCTTGCGGCTCGGCCGGAGCGATGTGGGCGGCGCTGGGCAGGCTCGGCGTGGCGCAGGCCGTGGGCCCGGCCCGGTTGATCGCTGTGCGCCCCGCGGGTGCGGCGGCCGAGTGGCGCTGAGgggtgggaggggaaggaggaggagggtgatgATGGTGATGAGGGTGATGAGAAGGAGGGCGGCAGCCTGGGGGTGCTCATTGTGCGGTGacccagggctggggcctcctCCCGGGCCGGAGCTGTAGGCGCAGGGGGACCGGCATCTGCCATAGACGTCCCACTGTCACAGATCAGGCTTAGTCTCGCCCCCTCTAACACACTCTTACTGCCTAGTTTGAGGTTCCTAATAATTGTTTTTCTCTCATCTTTCCAGCCGCAGGAGCCTTCTCCATACCCCACGTTACCATGGCCACCCACTTGTCTAAGGATCAGGAGAGAGTGCGTAGGAAATGGGTTACATGGGATATTATTGTCTGTGCAAAGAGGCTTTCCTCTCATTACAGCCCTGACAGCACGGCACTGGCTGCATCCTGCAGCTTCTGAGAGCTGCCAGTGCTGAAATCTGTGTGCTTTTTGTGTGTAATGTCAGTGGGGCaggtgctgtgcagcagcacagagctcacctgCCTGCCTGAGCACCTCGGTGCTGCTGGAGGGGTTTCACTaatccagctgtgctccctgtcaCATAATTACCCTTTTAAGCTTTGATTTTGTAAGATTACCTGCTGAGCTGGCACATGATGCTCATAAATGATCTTGTTGAGGAGGTGTAGTGGGTTTGTAATTCTGTGTACGGGGTGTGTAATTCTCTGTAGTGGGTTTGCAATTCTCTGTAGTGGCATTGCAATTCTCTGTATTTGGTTTGTAATTCTCTATATTGGGTTTGTTAGTCTCTGGATTGAGGTTGTAATGCTGTGAATTTGGTTTGTAGTTCTGTCTGTGGAGTTTGTAATTCCACACATGGGGTTTGTAATTCCCTCCCTCGGGTTTGTAGCCCGTGCCAGCTCAAACGCTTACACCCTACACAGCAAACTCAAACCCTGCCCCTCTTGCTGCCCATTCCCTGGCcaccagagccctgtgtgccctctgaGGAGGTGTTgttgccctgccctgcagatcAGGTGTGTCAAGGGGGACCTGTTCTCGTGCCCGAGCACGGACGCCCTGGCTCACTGCATCAGCGAGGATTGCCGCATGGGCGCCGGCATCGCCGTGCTCTTCAAGAAGAAGTTTGGAGGCgtccaggagctcctggatcAAAGTGAGTGGTGCCTGAAGGAGCTCCTGATTTCCAGCAGGGCGGGTGTTGGAGCTGTGTGGGTCTATGGAGTGTGGCTGTTGTAAAAACTCCTTGGTTTTTGTGCTTTAGAGAAGAAGACGGGGGAGGTGGCGGTTCTGCAGAGGGATGACCGCT is a window of Melospiza georgiana isolate bMelGeo1 chromosome 23, bMelGeo1.pri, whole genome shotgun sequence DNA encoding:
- the OARD1 gene encoding ADP-ribose glycohydrolase OARD1 gives rise to the protein MWAALGRLGVAQAVGPARLIAVRPAAAGAFSIPHVTMATHLSKDQERIRCVKGDLFSCPSTDALAHCISEDCRMGAGIAVLFKKKFGGVQELLDQKKKTGEVAVLQRDDRYIYYLITKQKVSHKPTYESMQKSLEAMRAHCLNNGVTDISMPRIGCGLDGLQWEKVSAILEEVFENTDIKITVYTL